From Candidatus Poribacteria bacterium, the proteins below share one genomic window:
- the prmC gene encoding peptide chain release factor N(5)-glutamine methyltransferase, which translates to MPNKIWRVVDLLDWTTEYFQQHGIPNPRLDAEVLLGHLLEKTRLQLYLHFEMPIFQEHLTPFRELIKKRIARTPVSYLTNRKEFMSLDFYVDERVLIPRPETEQLVETILTTKTENPQRLLELGTGSGVIATSLALQEPEWEIIATDISESALAVARKNAETHACTEQIKFLSGDLFEPIEAINTDGNTRFDWIVCNPPYVKNTERDTLSLDVRDYEPEIALFAGDDGLVVIRRLIAEAPKHLASNGKLIFEIGETQADSVRALIDAESTYCTYELLKDYAEKERIVLASVS; encoded by the coding sequence ATGCCGAATAAAATCTGGCGCGTGGTAGATTTATTGGATTGGACAACTGAATACTTTCAACAACACGGCATTCCAAATCCGAGATTAGATGCTGAAGTCCTGCTCGGACATCTGTTAGAAAAAACCCGTCTGCAGCTCTATCTCCACTTCGAGATGCCGATCTTCCAAGAGCACCTCACGCCGTTTCGGGAACTTATAAAAAAGAGAATCGCGCGCACACCGGTTAGCTACCTAACAAATCGAAAAGAGTTCATGTCTTTGGACTTCTACGTAGATGAACGGGTACTCATTCCGCGACCGGAAACGGAACAACTCGTCGAGACTATTCTCACAACAAAAACGGAGAATCCCCAGCGTTTACTTGAACTCGGTACAGGCAGTGGCGTTATTGCTACGAGTCTTGCGTTGCAAGAACCCGAATGGGAAATCATCGCAACAGACATCTCCGAGTCTGCCCTCGCAGTCGCTCGGAAGAATGCTGAAACGCACGCGTGCACAGAACAAATTAAGTTTCTATCTGGAGACCTGTTTGAACCGATAGAAGCAATAAATACTGACGGAAACACGCGCTTCGATTGGATTGTCTGTAATCCACCTTATGTCAAAAATACAGAACGGGACACCTTGAGTCTGGATGTTCGAGACTATGAACCGGAGATTGCCCTCTTTGCTGGTGATGATGGACTTGTCGTCATTCGTCGATTAATTGCTGAGGCTCCTAAACACCTTGCATCCAATGGAAAACTCATCTTTGAAATTGGTGAAACGCAAGCCGACAGTGTTCGAGCTCTTATCGATGCTGAATCGACCTATTGTACGTATGAGCTGCTCAAAGACTACGCGGAGAAGGAACGGATTGTTCTCGCAAGTGTGTCGTAG
- the prfA gene encoding peptide chain release factor 1 encodes MFEKLKDIENRYAEVEQALGDPAQISNQQRLMELSKTHAELSPIVSAYQEYQQLESAVEETRLLIESETDAEMVALAQEELDSLTVKQEELTEELKMLLIPKDPNDEKNVIIEIRAGTGGEEASLFASELFRMYNRYAERQNWKLELLNSNATGLKGFKEVVFSIEGENAYSQLKYEGGIHRVQRIPATEASGRIHTSAATVAVLPEAEELDLAIDEATELRIDTYRSSGPGGQSVNTTDSAIRITHLPTGLVVTCQDEKSQHKNRSKAMKILRARLQEQKEFELNSERAETRRSMVGSGDRSEKIRTYNFPQSRVTDHRIQFSSYQLDAVLDGDLQAFIERLTTADQAEKLKED; translated from the coding sequence ATGTTTGAAAAACTCAAAGATATTGAAAACAGATACGCTGAAGTCGAACAGGCACTTGGGGACCCAGCACAAATTTCCAATCAACAACGGTTAATGGAATTATCGAAAACGCATGCGGAACTTTCCCCAATTGTGTCTGCCTATCAAGAGTACCAACAGTTAGAATCAGCAGTCGAAGAGACGCGCCTCCTGATAGAATCGGAAACGGATGCTGAAATGGTCGCGTTAGCACAGGAAGAGTTGGACAGTCTCACTGTGAAGCAAGAAGAACTCACCGAAGAACTCAAGATGCTGCTCATTCCGAAAGACCCAAACGATGAAAAGAACGTCATCATCGAAATTCGGGCAGGTACGGGTGGTGAAGAAGCCAGTCTTTTTGCGTCTGAATTGTTTCGGATGTATAACCGCTATGCTGAACGTCAAAACTGGAAACTGGAGTTACTCAATTCAAATGCGACAGGGTTAAAAGGGTTTAAAGAGGTTGTCTTCTCAATTGAAGGAGAGAACGCATACAGTCAACTGAAATATGAAGGCGGTATACATCGCGTGCAGCGAATTCCGGCAACAGAGGCGAGTGGACGCATTCACACATCTGCTGCAACGGTAGCCGTTCTCCCCGAAGCAGAAGAACTCGACTTGGCAATCGATGAAGCGACCGAACTACGAATTGATACCTATCGATCTTCCGGTCCCGGTGGACAAAGCGTTAACACAACTGACTCTGCCATTCGTATTACACACCTGCCAACCGGGCTGGTTGTGACATGTCAAGACGAAAAATCTCAACATAAAAATCGCTCCAAGGCGATGAAGATTCTCCGCGCACGTCTCCAAGAGCAAAAAGAATTTGAACTTAACAGTGAAAGAGCCGAAACCCGCAGATCTATGGTTGGAAGTGGCGATAGGAGCGAGAAAATTCGCACCTATAATTTCCCACAATCTCGTGTAACCGACCACCGAATCCAATTCAGTTCCTATCAACTCGATGCCGTTTTAGACGGCGATCTACAAGCGTTTATTGAACGGCTAACGACCGCAGACCAAGCCGAGAAGTTGAAAGAGGATTAA
- the rpmE gene encoding 50S ribosomal protein L31 has protein sequence MKPEIHPEMVECVITCVCGATHETLAIQPQMRVDICGKCHPFYTGQQARFIDTAGRVESFRRRYGQTGEDNN, from the coding sequence ATGAAACCCGAAATTCATCCGGAAATGGTAGAATGTGTGATCACATGCGTTTGCGGCGCGACCCATGAAACGCTCGCGATTCAACCGCAAATGCGTGTAGATATTTGTGGAAAATGCCACCCATTCTACACCGGGCAACAAGCCCGATTCATTGATACTGCCGGACGTGTTGAAAGTTTCCGCCGACGTTACGGACAGACCGGAGAAGATAACAATTAG